A window of the Pyrodictium abyssi genome harbors these coding sequences:
- a CDS encoding nucleotidyltransferase domain-containing protein, whose protein sequence is MIVSSPASVERGRPTVHGEQLRCLAGVASRWRLRYLVVFGSQARGYAGPHSDYDVAVKAGRRLAFVERGLLYTELERCVDGRLDLLFIDDWDPIAVWEALAHGRLVYHCGAQCLREYYEDLARAIDEVADLEPILVLFRREMQRALAGPSS, encoded by the coding sequence TTGATAGTCTCCTCCCCGGCTTCCGTGGAGAGGGGCAGGCCTACTGTGCACGGGGAGCAGCTACGCTGCCTCGCCGGCGTGGCGTCGAGGTGGCGTCTCCGCTACCTGGTGGTCTTCGGGTCCCAGGCTAGGGGCTACGCGGGGCCTCACAGCGACTACGACGTGGCCGTCAAGGCCGGCAGGAGGCTAGCCTTCGTGGAGCGTGGCCTCCTCTACACGGAGCTAGAGAGGTGTGTAGACGGGCGGCTCGACCTACTGTTCATAGACGACTGGGACCCCATAGCCGTGTGGGAGGCGCTAGCACACGGGAGGCTAGTCTACCACTGCGGGGCCCAGTGCCTCCGCGAATACTACGAGGACCTCGCCCGAGCCATAGACGAGGTAGCAGACCTAGAACCCATCCTGGTGCTCTTCCGGAGGGAGATGCAGCGTGCCCTCGCCGGGCCTAGTAGCTAG
- the hepT gene encoding type VII toxin-antitoxin system HepT family RNase toxin, which produces MPSPGLVARVTRARRSLERLRRLASMPWEEYSVDEDAQALAERHLHILLESILDLAAFIAARRGLAWSPTYRGVVEALVASGLVPEELRSLALSAAGMRNILVHGYAEVRHDIIYEVLRHDLDRLERLLDTLWREAENLDP; this is translated from the coding sequence GTGCCCTCGCCGGGCCTAGTAGCTAGGGTGACGCGGGCCCGGAGGAGCCTCGAGAGGCTTAGGAGGCTGGCCTCGATGCCCTGGGAGGAGTACAGCGTAGACGAGGACGCGCAGGCGCTAGCGGAGAGGCACCTCCACATACTCCTGGAGTCCATCCTCGACCTCGCAGCGTTCATCGCCGCCCGCCGCGGCCTGGCATGGAGCCCGACCTACCGCGGTGTAGTCGAGGCCCTCGTGGCCAGCGGCCTCGTGCCAGAGGAGCTAAGGAGCCTCGCCCTCTCAGCAGCCGGCATGAGGAACATACTGGTCCACGGCTACGCGGAGGTACGGCACGACATAATCTACGAAGTACTCCGACACGACCTAGACCGGCTAGAAAGACTCCTCGACACGCTGTGGAGGGAAGCAGAGAACCTAGACCCCTAG
- a CDS encoding PaREP1 family protein, translating to MNPAALLEQPLPKPRRDLVGYASARALEALLEAQIALRFLEEGYTRNAAGKAFQAWRALTAALLALERDRIVEMLGEKERKWLEEVGVPRVPSSRLKPLARLVEEAAGVPYYTHLTSTALELHDYQYHGPDPSGELSKYPDRGEAARDIASILGKLAEIVEEQVKPRLESQGKWTREHQEALQRLHEKLREMSRHHRD from the coding sequence TTGAACCCCGCAGCGCTACTCGAGCAGCCCCTGCCCAAGCCCCGGCGAGACCTAGTGGGCTACGCCTCTGCCCGGGCACTGGAAGCTCTCCTAGAAGCTCAGATAGCGCTACGATTCCTCGAGGAGGGCTACACCAGGAACGCTGCGGGTAAGGCGTTCCAGGCGTGGCGGGCGCTAACAGCAGCGCTGCTAGCCCTAGAGAGGGACAGGATAGTAGAGATGTTAGGCGAGAAGGAGAGGAAATGGCTAGAGGAGGTCGGGGTACCTCGGGTGCCTAGCAGCCGGCTCAAGCCCCTAGCAAGGCTCGTAGAGGAGGCCGCTGGGGTGCCATACTACACGCACCTCACCAGCACAGCGCTCGAGCTCCACGACTACCAGTACCACGGCCCAGACCCCTCCGGGGAGCTGAGCAAGTACCCAGACCGCGGAGAGGCTGCAAGGGACATCGCATCCATCCTAGGCAAGCTAGCCGAGATAGTCGAGGAGCAGGTAAAGCCGAGGCTAGAGAGCCAGGGCAAGTGGACCAGAGAGCACCAGGAGGCTCTGCAGAGGCTCCACGAGAAACTAAGAGAGATGTCACGCCACCACAGAGACTAG